In a genomic window of Brettanomyces nanus chromosome 1, complete sequence:
- a CDS encoding uncharacterized protein (BUSCO:EOG0934040Q) has product MLHWSASPFQELYSAIQQEDVETQLHLINDLRDDLVSLLVHPSKNANSRRQLESQHVKFVDGSEYELNDEFSTAVARLSDELDLDEIAAAETLYYAAEGDSGRLGVAFLDLVRAAYHTRRLYILQIVAYYVCMTSSNSSDTGDHLQKDNDASSPHVHFLSILPESFDLVPSFKQIETELDSISQLVQRSRILGTYEAEPSLAKAMAFCRDSLFREMQLLGEVLWGLAKPNSKPGLTLGSFQSLVDHILTFQPDDLFCLTFLPGLLRHISNLSISWPDSDIILLHVQVLKDTSDSKKLAESPFKALIITAFLTNFISWCKKDPSRVKQFPFDSSVSDPIKKAISVGGSMEMLLGIAADTSLVSTALSDRRALPFYDFRPFLQRHIPKLKPIRLLDINEAATSELRRSLQIVGNLPDDADLSPVYYHCKEFPLNDHFISFLAPILSSFALNFVANAAFVLSDLRDTEEDLLLSSEELDLDAMAENADLERFYVAMFYIYLERPQLAALFWADKSSSAYGFLQWASRCNSPLIISTFCLFLSSLASGKDNAVNTFNFLQITNDKSSVTLSTTSTSSIMGKFSSVSWSTIYSSLAYYNKVLSGGSKETSSTTAITEVGSFSSLVPQLGDDSIIYISGFFQVLSEVARNSEQARSGLLLSDDYQLLRILTDFLNNSTPLGGAAMVVLSSLVGGSIKDRRRVWQLLDNWLFRNQIRGRHPNRRPQDVIRSNLTSYSLVMGFATLIDELLKPVSDSKALFDPYELYFPLDLGSRIRRPGIWAYLDALSTDIFVQVMHSDMDADKKVSLQLAIVELWEHCLSQLDPNLVLNAAAAHLKDLDNICANHSIIQYLQAQQGSAVMCFLYRPKVHNSLFELASLGLDAVNELAESSKKVLLVQKSLNLISMVLDRQLFFADELLPILRLSDNRFCLPSDVETCGIRSFYDSLLLKLPFVSHIALYVSSSKCDLAITALQLLKKIACSPAFNGLDSQASYNLLSKNRLLTMLETVDESKRIRFSFLEQFEAPISDAQSVGLKIDILRFLNSNLIPGSSRPSITHFLLGFDTRRMNLGDKNEDGTVLSSKSLLKTLLFVLRDTATLMGDASNIDFAPSQMCSLTLELILKLCDSEIFGNQVLEFMRSGLGPNINLVADLMVSAKKVYGDTYFSGKQFNPDFRIGNRFVAEGDSTAAFIAFTAYRSRLLQLVALELHSVSESGCLSLTSRYTDLLINSGSLATGSPKILELLDLVEFKPHNMIEKVDQLFAGFDFRYVLQRIRLKSEPGSSTESVYDLTVVDDLISLFGKESQALNVLHRSEVSSNLALFDRERSRLRYIISCTVSFDNLRVQQLEYIHSWVMLTQVIVSDGKIDSSRRNNVILEVFQYVIPKIVDYLKHEAMYAEDLVSLCVSLLRVYVSSKVADMSLDSIASLAFAALTGILTPQSTPSLRSNFYVLVTSYIQQASTSKSALTELLIYIRSIDQRFFHVVCNDSLVAEGPCRVAALFLLECLVKAATQLQGSSLDRNFIMGILCKSNYLYLLVQKLKSTDAIFCECLVDETSNKKRSVDLQTLLYELTTSKTSLYLLIRIAQTRFGAQQLLNCDLFTVIKDCHFLTFDPDLGFQLALEEQPCQKYLQSERTSVQPEHQISQSSSSQPSVTDSAFSNGSQSVRPIRLRMSLDTPLSLNEPDSGSSRLFSTTTISYYDIFVPVFRLVTAVVISLGPQNETSIKQASDLEKHFSKLITAVLKRQIVIEERNIDEVDANKSSILGEDSANLVNVRGSVKELASLFILLDSLVL; this is encoded by the coding sequence ATGCTTCATTGgtctgcttctccttttcagGAGCTCTATTCTGCAATTCAGCaggaagatgttgaaaCACAGTTACATTTGATTAATGACTTGCGTGATGATCTTGTGTCTTTACTCGTTCATCCGTCTAAGAATGCCAATTCCCGAAGGCAACTTGAATCTCAGCATGTCAAATTTGTTGATGGTTCTGAATACGAACTCAATGATGAGTTTTCTACCGCTGTAGCACGGCTTTCTGATGAGCTTGATCTCGACGAAATTGCTGCCGCAGAAACACTATACTATGCCGCTGAGGGAGACTCTGGTAGACTCGGCGTtgcatttcttgatcttgttcGTGCTGCTTATCACACTAGAAGGCTCTATATTCTTCAGATTGTTGCTTATTATGTCTGCATGACATCAAGTAATTCGTCTGATACAGGTGACCACCTTCAGAAGGACAATGACGCCAGTTCCCCACATGTGCATTTTCTATCCATTCTACCTGAATCTTTTGACTTGGTTCCATCATTTAAGCAAATTGAGACCGAACTCGATTCTATCTCACAGCTGGTTCAACGTTCTAGGATTCTTGGTACCTATGAGGCAGAACCCAGTTTGGCTAAGGCTATGGCCTTTTGTCGCGATTCTCTCTTTAGAGAGATGCAGCTATTAGGAGAGGTACTTTGGGGTCTCGCTAAGCCTAACAGTAAACCCGGTTTGACTCTTGGGTCGTTCCAATCGCTTGTCGATCACATTCTCACTTTCCAACCTGATGATCTTTTCTGCCTTACGTTTCTCCCTGGACTCCTACGGCATATATCTAATTTAAGTATATCCTGGCCCGATTCAGATATTATATTGTTGCATGTCCAGGTCCTGAAAGATACTTCTGATTCCAAAAAATTGGCCGAATCACCCTTTAAGGCTTTGATTATCACCGCATTCCTTACTAACTTCATTTCCTGGTGCAAAAAAGATCCCTCCAGGGTTAAGCAGTTTCCATTTGATTCTTCAGTTAGTGATCCAATCAAAAAAGCTATCTCTGTCGGTGGTTCCATGGAAATGCTTCTTGGTATTGCTGCTGATACATCCCTTGTTTCGACTGCATTATCCGATCGCCGCGCTCTACCGTTCTACGATTTCAGACCTTTTTTACAGCGGCATATTCCTAAACTCAAGCCCATAAGGTTACTTGATATCAATGAAGCGGCTACAAGCGAGCTTCGTAggtctcttcaaatcgtCGGCAATTTGCCAGATGATGCTGATTTGTCACCTGTTTATTATCACTGCAAAGAATTTCCGCTAAACGATCATTTCATTTCATTTCTTGCTCCGATTCTTAGTTCGTTTGCACTTAATTTTGTTGCAAATGCTGCGTTTGTACTTTCTGATTTGAGGGATACGGAAGAGGATCTTTTACTTTCATCTGAAGAGCTTGATTTGGACGCTATGGCTGAAAATGCCGACTTGGAACGTTTTTATGTTGCGATGTTCTACATTTATTTAGAGAGACCTCAGCTAGCTGCCTTATTCTGGGCAGacaaatcatcatctgccTATGGTTTCCTTCAATGGGCTTCCCGATGTAACAGTCCGCTAATTATCTCCACTTTCTGCCTCTTTCTATCATCTTTGGCGTCCGGCAAAGATAATGCTGTCAACACTTTCAACTTCCTACAAATTACCAATGATAAATCATCTGTTACACTTTCAACTacttccacttcttcaattatGGGCAAGTTCTCCTCTGTTAGTTGGTCCACCATTTATTCCTCTTTAGCATATTATAATAAGGTATTGAGTGGTGGTTCCAAGGAAACCTCTTCTACCACAGCAATAACTGAAGTGGGTTCCTTTTCTTCGCTTGTTCCCCAACTTGGTGATGATTCCATCATATATATTTCCGGTTTCTTCCAAGTGTTAAGCGAAGTGGCGCGTAATAGTGAGCAAGCGAGATCTGGACTTTTATTGAGTGATGATTACCAACTTCTCAGAATTCTTACGGATTTCCTCAATAACTCCACGCCTCTTGGTGGTGCTGCAATGGTTGTGCTTAGCTCCCTCGTCGGTGGATCGATCAAGGATAGGCGTAGAGTATGGCAATTACTCGACAATTGGCTTTTCCGAAACCAGATTAGGGGAAGACATCCAAATAGACGACCACAAGATGTTATCCGTTCCAATCTCACCTCTTATTCTCTTGTTATGGGCTTTGCCACTTTGATAGACGAATTGTTGAAGCCAGTGAGCGATTCAAAGGCTTTATTTGATCCTTATGAATTGTATTTTCCACTGGATCTCGGCTCTAGAATACGCAGGCCGGGCATTTGGGCGTATCTTGATGCTCTCTCCACTGATATTTTTGTGCAAGTAATGCATTCCGATATGGATGCTGACAAAAAGGTTTCTTTACAATTAGCAATTGTTGAGTTATGGGAGCATTGTCTTAGCCAGTTGGATCCCAATCTTGTCCTTAACGCTGCTGCCGCTCATCTCAAAGATCTTGACAATATATGTGCCAATCATAGCATCATTCAATATCTCCAGGCTCAGCAGGGTTCAGCCGTTATGTGCTTTTTATACAGACCCAAGGTCCACAACTCGCTTTTTGAACTTGCCAGTCTTGGTCTCGATGCTGTTAATGAACTTGCTGAATCATCGAAGAAAGTCTTGCTTGTCCAAAAGTCCCTCAATCTTATATCCATGGTCCTTGATAGGCAACTTTTTTTCGCTGATGAGCTTCTGCCTATTCTCAGATTATCCGATAATCGTTTCTGTCTACCTTCTGACGTTGAGACGTGTGGCATAAGATCCTTCTACGATTCATTGTTACTCAAACTTCCCTTTGTATCACATATTGCGCTTTATGTGTCATCCTCCAAATGTGACCTTGCCATCACGGCTCTCCAGTTGCTCAAGAAGATTGCTTGTTCTCCAGCATTCAATGGTCTCGATTCGCAAGCGTCCTACAACTTATTAAGTAAGAACAGACTTCTTACTATGCTTGAAACCGTTGATGAATCAAAACGAATTagattctccttcttagAGCAGTTTGAGGCTCCAATTTCTGATGCTCAATCTGTAGGTCTCAAAATTGATATACTTAGGTTTCTCAATAGTAACCTTATCCCTGGATCATCTAGACCTTCCATCACTCACTTCCTTCTTGGTTTTGATACCAGAAGGATGAACCTAGGTGATAAGAATGAGGATGGTACCGTCTTGTCATCAAAGTCTTTGCTTaaaactcttctctttgtacTCAGAGACACGGCAACTCTTATGGGGGATGCTTCCAATATTGATTTTGCACCTTCACAAATGTGCTCTCTCACTTTAGAGCTCATTCTTAAACTCTGTGACTCTgagatctttggaaatCAGGTGTTGGAATTTATGCGTTCCGGTCTTGGTCCTAACATCAATCTTGTCGCCGATCTGATGGTAAGCGCCAAAAAGGTGTATGGGGATACCTATTTTTCTGGAAAGCAGTTCAACCCCGACTTTCGAATTGGAAACCGTTTTGTTGCAGAAGGAGACTCTACTGCTGCCTTCATTGCATTTACGGCGTATCGTAGCAGACTTTTGCAATTGGTTGCGTTGGAGTTGCATTCAGTTTCAGAATCCGGTTGCCTTTCCCTTACTTCTAGATATACGGATTTGCTTATCAATTCTGGTTCTTTGGCTACAGGGTCTCCTAAAATTTTGGAGTTACTTGATCTGGTTGAGTTTAAGCCTCACAACATGATTGAAAAGgttgatcaacttttcGCAGGGTTTGATTTTCGATACGTGTTGCAAAGAATTCGGCTAAAATCAGAGCCTGGCAGTTCAACAGAGTCTGTTTATGATTTGACAGTCGTTGATGATCTGATCAGCCTCTTTGGTAAGGAGTCCCAAGCTTTAAATGTGTTGCATCGTTCTGAAGTGAGTAGTAATCTTGCACTATTCGATCGAGAACGATCACGATTACGCTATATTATTTCTTGTACTGTGTCGTTTGATAACTTGAGGGTTCAGCAATTGGAGTATATACACTCTTGGGTGATGTTGACTCAGGTGATTGTTTCTGATGGTAAAATTGATTCCTCTCGCAGGAACAATGTCATTCTTGAGGTGTTCCAGTACGTTATTCCAAAGATCGTTGATTACTTGAAGCATGAGGCCATGTATGCTGAAGATCTAGTGTCCCTGTGTGTGTCGTTGCTAAGAGTGTACGTCAGTAGTAAAGTGGCCGATATGTCGTTGGACTCGATTGCTTCTCTTGCATTTGCTGCTCTTACGGGTATTCTGACTCCTCAATCAACGCCATCGCTTCGATCAAACTTTTACGTCTTGGTGACATCTTACATTCAGCAAGCATCGACCTCTAAGTCTGCACTGACTGAGCTACTCATTTACATTCGTTCTATTGATCAGCGCTTCTTTCACGTGGTTTGTAACGATTCATTAGTTGCAGAAGGTCCATGCCGTGTGGCTGCTTTGTTCTTGCTTGAATGTCTTGTGAAGGCAGCTACCCAGCTTCAAGGATCATCTCTTGACAGGAATTTTATTATGGGCATTCTTTGCAAAAGCAACTACCTTTACCTTCTTGTTCAGAAGCTCAAATCGACGGATGCCATATTTTGCGAATGTCTAGTCGATGAAACCTCTAATAAAAAGCGGTCTGTTGATCTTCAGACACTTCTTTATGAGCTCACTACGTCCAAAACATCGTTGTATCTTTTGATTCGTATCGCTCAGACACGATTTGGGGCTCAACAGCTTCTTAACTGCGATCTATTTACTGTTATCAAAGATTGTCATTTCCTTACTTTTGACCCAGATTTAGGTTTCCAATTGGCATTGGAGGAACAGCCATGCCAGAAGTATTTGCAGTCCGAGCGAACTTCGGTACAGCCAGAACATCAAATATCCCAATCGTCGTCGTCCCAACCATCTGTGACCGATTCTGCTTTCAGTAACGGCTCTCAGTCTGTTCGCCCTATTCGTCTCCGGATGTCTCTAGATACTCCATTGTCCCTCAATGAACCCGACTCAGGTAGTTCTCGTTTGTTTTCTACCACAACCATCTCATACTACGATATTTTTGTGCCTGTCTTTCGCCTTGTCACTGCCGTGGTAATCTCCCTGGGTCCCCAGAATGAAACAAGTATCAAGCAGGCCTCGGATCTCGAAAAACACTTTTCAAAGCTCATCACAGCCGTTCTCAAACGGCAGATTGTGATCGAGGAGAGAAATATAGATGAAGTTGATGCTAACAAGAGCAGTATCCTCGGAGAAGACTCTGCAAATCTCGTGAATGTCCGTGGCAGTGTGAAAGAGTTGGCAAGCTTGTTTATACTGCTTGACTCGTTGGTGTTATAA
- a CDS encoding uncharacterized protein (BUSCO:EOG09342BID), translating into MAFLFKRSPKTPKELVRALNEQVAKLDTSSDPKKVQEEVTRYLQGIRTILSGDNTDSQPQPDQLAQLAHEFYATDALYLLLQHFEAVEFDTRKTVVFLFTSLLRRKIGNRSPTVDYLMQRPNILSLLLKGPENPDISLNMGSMLRESIRYEQIARIILGSENFWKYFEYCTYDSFETSTDAFSILSELLTVHKKAAADFFAANMNQFIESINRLIVYPNYVTKRESIKLLSQLILTKANYSLLTTYVSSPHNLKLIMILLGDKSKNIQLEAFNIFKVFVANPRKTKAITDILVKNRDILLEFLPTFNTDRKYDDLFVAEKTFVIEQIEKLPKIVLTTRENTPLQDSQELEEHQEQALKASYKISGELQVRDQPMTQISTAHYSDPKSSAQNVYANTKRALASGGGTGTGSGTGTTAASDLDPRSGSGVAHRETPISSSSPPNIDKY; encoded by the coding sequence ATGGCGTTTTTGTTCAAACGGAGCCCGAAGACTCCTAAAGAGCTGGTTCGGGCGCTGAACGAACAGGTGGCGAAGCTTGACACATCTAGTGATCCAAAAAAGGTACAGGAGGAGGTGACGCGGTACTTACAAGGAATTCGAACTATTCTGAGTGGCGATAATACAGATTCACAACCTCAGCCGGACCAATTGGCTCAATTAGCACATGAGTTTTATGCTACAGACGCGCtataccttcttctccagcATTTTGAGGCcgttgaatttgatacAAGGAAGACGGTTGTTTTCTTGTTCACTTCCCTTCTGCGTAGAAAGATTGGCAATCGATCCCCTACGGTTGATTATCTAATGCAACGTCCAAATATTTTATCCCTCCTCTTAAAGGGTCCCGAGAATCCGGACATAAGCCTCAATATGGGATCTATGCTCAGAGAGTCTATCAGATATGAACAGATCGCCAGAATTATTCTTGGAAGTGAAAATTTCTGGAAGTATTTCGAATATTGCACATACGACTCTTTTGAAACGTCTACCGATGCGTTTTCCATACTTTCGGAACTACTTACTGTACATAAGAAAGCGGCTGCTGACTTTTTTGCAGCCAATATGAATCAGTTCATCGAAAGTATCAATAGATTGATCGTCTATCCAAACTATGTGACCAAGAGAGAGTCAatcaagcttctttctcaactCATACTTACCAAGGCAAACTACTCTCTGCTGACAACCTATGTTAGTTCTCCTCACAATCTCAAACTCATCATGATTCTATTGGGAGATAAGTCGAAGAATATCCAGCTTGAGGCCTTTAACATTTTCAAAGTGTTTGTGGCAAACCCACGTAAGACCAAGGCTATCACCGATATTCTAGTGAAGAATAGAGACATATTACTGGAATTCCTTCCTACTTTCAACACAGATAGAAAATATGATGACTTGTTTGTGGCGGAAAAAACCTTTGTCATCGAGCAAATCGAAAAGCTTCCGAAAATTGTACTCACAACTCGCGAAAACACCCCACTGCAGGATTCGCAAGAACTTGAGGAGCATCAAGAGCAGGCTTTGAAAGCATCATACAAGATATCAGGCGAACTGCAGGTTCGGGATCAGCCAATGACCCAGATTTCGACCGCTCACTATTCAGATCCAAAGTCGTCTGCCCAGAACGTGTATGCCAACACAAAAAGGGCTTTAGCATCCGGAGGAGGAACAGGAACAGGATCCGGAACCGGAACAACTGCTGCTTCAGACTTAGATCCTCGATCAGGCTCTGGTGTGGCTCATAGAGAGACACCTATTTCGTCGTCGTCTCCACCGAATATCGATAAGTATTGA
- a CDS encoding uncharacterized protein (BUSCO:EOG093419C1), whose protein sequence is MWLIPEETGQTLHQKAEVVDLLAVNGSQCPQCTFINHPSMKTCEMCGVSLVDNCFEGHDDKEGGRLQLKFRCEDGEGNVEKDLIKLSFRNGGEHHFHSKLLQCLQDVQWELIQQSNGANKGAVQLPRSSRGSTASINALMVPSTGIHGLQSSTQQRNYETSMILNDSLQDLDNLLEMGKELIVVGQKYQRVLLGAKRRSMGSIDANLELLHNSQNSMRILDSILNKNELYKARTNTQRVTSLTNMKRSARKKSGKTKSALFQLYIEELARHICEFMVNENILDKNNGLVTLYDLYTAYNEARCVDLVSPDELYRAVQMFDKLKMNFTLSEIPVTYQGSFSVELKEQNMLIVSRNKVSSSSISAKLKTLLSETPNLSVLQIQKLDGFQINYLIIETLLNRLLNDGAIVVDRTLQGEFFYPNEILGIKMNAVTANVIEATSDLTQKMHHVSIADNIYPLFKSNGTEDSSARLQELGDLF, encoded by the exons ATGTGGC TCATTCCTGAGGAAACAGGCCAAACTCTCCATCAGAAGGCAGAGGTGGTTGACCTCTTAGCAGTAAACGGCTCGCAATGTCCTCAATGCACTTTCATCAACCATCCTTCGATGAAGACTTGCGAGATGTGTGGTGTTTCTTTGGTTGATAATTGCTTTGAGGGCCatgatgataaagaggGGGGACGCTTGCAATTGAAGTTTCGGTGTGAGGATGGAGAGGGAAACGTCGAGAAGGATTTGATCAAGCTAAGTTTTAGAAATGGTGGTGAGCATCACTTTCATTCGAAGCTTCTGCAATGTCTTCAAGATGTTCAATGGGAGTTAATTCAGCAGAGTAATGGTGCCAATAAAGGTGCTGTCCAGCTTCCTCGCAGTAGTAGAGGCTCGACTGCGTCCATTAATGCTTTAATGGTACCCAGTACAGGAATTCATGGACTTCAATCGTCCACTCAACAGCGTAATTATGAGACATCGATGATTCTGAATGACTCCTTGCAGGACCTAGATAATCTTTTGGAGATGGGCAAGGAGCTTATCGTTGTAGGACAGAAGTACCAACGGGTTCTTCTTGGGGCCAAAAGGAGATCTATGGGATCTATTGATGCAAatcttgaacttcttcataatTCGCAGAACTCGATGAGAATTCTAGACTCGATTTTAAACAAGAATGAACTATACAAGGCACGTACAAACACTCAAAGAGTTACCAGTTTGACTAACATGAAGCGTTCGGCCAGGAAAAAGTCCGGTAAAACCAAGAGTGCCTTGTTCCAATTGTATATAGAGGAGCTCGCGAGGCATATCTGCGAGTTTATGGTCAACGAAAACATCTTAGACAAGAATAATGGTCTGGTAACGCTTTATGATCTTTACACTGCTTATAATGAAGCGCGTTGTGTGGATTTGGTCTCTCCTGATGAGCTTTACAGAGCTGTACAAATGTTTGATAAGCTGAAAATGAATTTTACCCTTTCTGAAATTCCTGTTACTTATCAGGGAAGCTTTTCAGTTGAGTTGAAGGAGCAGAATATGCTCATTGTATCGAGGAATAAGGTTAGTTCATCATCGATTTCTGCGAAACTCAAGACCTTATTGTCGGAAACTCCAAACCTTTCCGTTCTACAGATCCAAAAATTGGACGGCTTTCAAATTAACTACTTAATTATCGAAACTTTGCTAAACAGATTACTCAATGATGGTGCAATTGTGGTAGACAGAACTCTTCAAGGTGAATTTTTCTATCCTAATGAAATCCTAGGAATCAAAATGAATGCTGTCACGGCTAACGTTATTGAAGCTACGTCCGATCTGACTCAAAAGATGCATCATGTCTCCATTGCTGATAATATATATCCTCTCTTCAAATCTAATGGCACTGAAGACTCTAGTGCTAGGCTTCAGGAACTCGGAGATTTGTTTTGA